aaaatctgggatccccACTACAGTGCATAACTtgccctatttataggtagttAGGTGCAATGgtcttgggccggactaatcctgtcccaatagggatgtaatcatagtttgctcgctaatggaacCATAATAGAAAGAATGTTGCTTAATAAATCATATTAGTCatggcccattgggccggcttgggcatagccaagccttacagctgccaaTAGTACATATCCTCAGACTGGTCcgtgtgggcttctaaggggatcctggggacaagatCTGTTAGAGTAGTGTCAGTACTGTTTCCCAGGAAAAGTGTACGTTCTGTGCGTAACCTCCTCTGTAGGtcagttgaggagaccaacttccgtgtTTCTCGGGGACCTGTCACCGTCAAGGAAGATCAAACTTGCCCTATCTGGACGTCTGGTCCGGGTTTCTTTACTAATGTCCTGGTTCATTTATTGGAGTCCTGGTTTGCTCACCAGGACAGGTTCATTCTCGACAAGGTCTATTCCCAGACTAGTGAGCTTGCTACCTCTATTGGCATCCCGGAGGATACGGGTAGGTCGGGATCGGGAAGATGAGTTAGGCCTGCACCTTGGTCCCGGTTCCCTTGTTATGGTCACGCCCATCGAACGACGTTGGGTTCATTGACGATTGGGCTATCaggactttcttcttccctgTTCATCAGGCTTAGGATGGGCCTGGATCTCTTTGAGAGAGCCCATGGACCCATCGTGTCATGCTACGTGTCCTGGGGGAAAACAAGGATAACAACAGCGTACATGATAGTTCTATTAGTCATCCTACCAAAATTTCAGGAAATtgaatttacagtaccgaaatcAGAATTCAAATAGTATGTTTTCCACACGTATAAAAAAAGTCAGATACTGTTTAAACTCTAATTTTTgtattgtaaattatttgaaatttatcaAAATTGGTAGGATGTCTATTATAATCATAATGTACATCATCatgcaaaaaaaattataatttatctaaGTGCCAAAAATAGAATACACTcctataataaaagaaaaaaattacccactaattttttttttataaatacataTACTCAAGAATTTCACTCAAGAAAAGAATTAAAGATCAAGTTCAGTACAACAACGTTCCAATAAAAAGACTACTACACCTACATAATACAATATAATCATGGTCTTTAAAGAGACCCAAATTATCCAAGATAGTTGATAATAATGAGATACACCAAGAATATACATTGCCAAATCTTACACAAGTGAACAATCCAAAATcgaaaaaaatgaaaatcaaaaCCAAATAAACCAAAATACAATGTAACTAGGACGAAGCTGCTACATATATAAAGAGGgaaaaataattaagtatttgtTGGGTTTAGTTAAGTATATAACTCTAAGTTACATAATGGTATATAACTCTACAGAAAAATGAGTTCTACCGACAGTATTTGTTGGgtttaattaagtatttttgttgTAATGTTCTGATTTTGAAATTGgcaaaaaagatatatatatatttttaaattattattctttttttaaaattaattaatgttttttaaataattcatttatttatttatttaaaacgtGACTTAATAAAGTTGTCACGTGTATCCTAATTAACACTCAACAGGCATAGTTGCAACAAAACACCAATGAAAAATATATTCTTCGTCAAAATTTTTAATTGGGAGCATATATGTGTAACAGTGACAAAAGAACAAAGAATTTTTCCCATTTATATccttaatttatataattttagatccaaattgttttttttttctaccctTGACATTAGAAAGGAAAGTGACAGGGCTAACTTTCTAAGAATTAGGAAATGAGGATAGAGACCTAAAAGCAAAATGTGAGTTAAAAACAAATAAACCTAAAGGCACTAGCTGCCCCGTTTTATATGTAAATTaagttaaattaaaaatatattaatatagcTTAAAATTATGaacaaaaaaatgataataaaagtctcCTAACAAATTAAAATGATATTAGTCCCCGAATGATATATGCAGGCTAGTTCACTGTTTCcacacaatttattttatttgtcgTATGATTTAGCTTAGCTGTCGTTAAGTTTTAAGTCACAATTTCCTTCACTCGTTATAATTGTATTTCGATATTGTGATGACTAGATCTACTCGTTCATTAAATCATGAATTACATGGTTTTTTCCCGTCTTTACTCATGGAGTTAATTAGTCATATTGACTTAAGCTAGCTAATCTTGAGctttaaataaaaaatgattacTTGGTAATAGTGTTTCTACAATGCACACTCTAATCCAAAGCATTGAATAAATCGTTCAAACCGACTGCTGAACATCGAAAAAACAGAAACTGACGGAACCAGAAATTACAGAAACTGCCTTGGCGAAAACCGATATTAAGTCAGTCAGTTTATAAGTTGGCCGCAAACCGACCATACAAACCGAAATCGACTGAATATGCTTAGGTTCCAAAATTGTGGATGTAACATTGTAACTATGTGTTAAGTTTTCAAATCTTCAagttaacaaattaaataaataattttcatatttaaaaaaaatctcaaaattgGATTATAATAATCTacatttttttaacttaaatttcataaaattttttttttttttaaaaatcacgTTTGGTTTGGAGGGGTTTAACCAACCAAACTACGATATAAATCGGTCGGTTCTTTTGGTGTTGTAAGTAGGTCGGTCGGTTGGTTTTTAGATCGCACAAATCCGAAAACCGAAATCTTGATTTTAGAATAGAAAAAAACCATCCAAATCGACCGATGCTCAACCCTAGTATTGATACAACTCTTCTATTTTTTGTACTGAATGATTTTTagtgtaattttttttaactttccaTAAATGGTTTTTGGTTTAAACATTTCTATAGGCAGCGATTAAAATtactattaaattataaatatatttatttatattaattttcatTTAAGAACTACTCACCATATTATAGTTCTTACGCAAGTTCCTTCTTCATATAGGTCAATTAGGTTTTAATTCTAGgactttaaacttttattttatatgttgacgccgtttttcgtcaacagtgaaaggagagcacgtaaacaataactgataattgccaattaaaatatgacaacacaaacacacgatttttacgtggttcagcagttaaatctgcctaatccacgagtctctgttattaaactcaagattatctctgaaaattcttcaacatgaattcttcagagttttctctccaggttcagcctttcggtccattacaatggtgcatactatcccacatattttgggtagttgctctttttgtataataaaataaatggctttcaatgcctataatcagatataaaaggaaacgttgtAACGGCCCAACTATCTATGaaacttagatcattaaacctactaaaCATAAACTCAACTTGAAatgaacatacataagaaaattcataacttaatTGAAAACCTTAAAGAAACAATATTTGTAacacataaatgagctcattgttttaaaataaaacataactttaaataaaattgtttacaaagctacatgcggaaaaaaaaacataaaaacataattttaaagaaacaaaaaaaaaacgttgtcctcgaatcgacacgcagcccatccactccattcacctccatacacacaccaagcttccaagaatccttccgcctctgcatctattttcctgcatcatactaaaagaaaaggagtgagcctaatgcccagcaaggaaaaactactaatcaacataaacatacacataaaatcatatcacaacatatcataacatatactaaaaacatatcataacatatactatataagactatactaataatggccattatgacatgtgataaaccatctacgtcccctgtctaatatttgaggtaggttagatcacatgtagtgtatgataacccatctacgtcccctgtctaatatttgaggtagggtaaatcataacataacatataaaaacataacataacataaaaacatacaagatctagcctatgttccttaccaaaaataccgggatttgagaacagttttgggactttggaacactcctaaaatccataaatggaagggtgagtatactaaagagaatgagatgaaaagaatggaagaactataccattaagaatatacttaccaaaaaccttatattcaagaacttagatttcctatccaagaataaagaataaagttaggggctgagtagaaagggctgagtagaaaactataagaacttgaagaaaataataccaaaagaactagagttttggaataccttgaatgctttatgaccaatctaaaccttgaaccgaaatatgttataaaccttacttcccaagtgtttggtaagcttaaaaaaaatgattaagcttataatcctcAACCctagtgtttacactctcacaataacctagcaacttgcagcctctgaacttagcttgatgaatgaatgaaaaaaatgcttggtactagatcctatttatagagttataggaataaaaatcttctaatcataattcaaatttaaatttgaatttaaatttaaaatagaatcctaaggaataaaaatcttctgattataatccaaatttaaatttaaatttaaatttaaaatagaatcctaaggaataaaaatcttctaatccCGTAACTttaaactaacctacagtaaaatcaacatatacggagctgtagaactccgatttaaaatatctttataccgttagaaagctaattaaattatctacaactttttagaaataatatttttcgaaattcttaccttaactgggtcaaaaataggttggaagttacagtaccctaaagttacgaaaaaataaagatctatttaattatctaaataacctaatccacaaataaataaaattgtgagtctaaatatctgaatatctaaataaatatcatgctcttAATAGATTTtgatgaagactaagtcttatatttcccttatttgatcatttaaaaaaaataattccttaataataatgcatatgacaagtgtcatattcttattggctctgtctaaaccttaggttataataatcatcatattaataaccagcaatattaaccaaaccttatgttaaaattaatattcttaaactataggctaaacttataaaatccataactattgttaggagtttccaactaaatcccggcttgaaccaaaatccacagtaataacaatactataactactactagctattactattactactactatctaactagctaagtaaagttcttggactctacaaacgtcccctgaagatcagggggcgtataactaatcaaataatatcccacgattctaggggatttacaataataaatgaagaTTACGTCTCTTATGAataacacttatagatattcacggtttttatcatatatctccaaggtcTTAATCTCCCAGGTTTCTTATCAGCTTTTGAgctaataacatctcccgaggtAATATGGCTTCGAGATCATAAGTActtcaggctcggagcccctgatccgagatTATTCCAGAGGATAGATGCGTCTcaggagctacctttcgagatcgtgaacgtttcgaggccaccacgttcgaggtcgtctcgagtcttgcaggctcgatactTAATCTTGGGGCATACCTCGAACTTTAcgggttcattcgctgcgaatccagctttcgaggtcacatttaacatggctcgaaatctgggtataacattacatataaataaatctcttctatataatttTGTTTgggttaactttaacggaatattctaaatatttaacaaaatatatttttaaaactaattaaaaatagatatttattaattatattaatataaattcaaatattataaaatattattattattataatatttaatataaaacttcatatataataattatattaatataaattcaaatattataaaatatcactattataataatataatacaatactagctatttaataattatattaaaataaatttaaatgttataaaatatcaaatataattttttttgagataaaaaatgttatattatatcAGAGAAGTTATAATACAACAttcattagtggagagggaatctCCCAAAACCACATATAATCAATATCCGTGGATAGAGCAAACTTAGCTAACAAATGAGCCACAGTGTTAACATATCTAAAGACATGTGAGGTCTGTGTTACAGGAAAATTAGATACAAGATGTCTAATGTCAAATAATAATGGGATCTGCATTCCTTAAACCGCCGGAAAGGAATCAATTTCAATATAATAATGTACTTGCAATTGCATCTCAAGAAGCCATTTGAGGCTGTGTAATAATAAGGCCATGGCCTCCATAACGTCCACTTTGAAAAAACCAATGACAGGTCTTGACATGGCAGCAATAATAGTACCATTGGAGTCACTTAGGATAGCCACAAAACTAGATCATGAAAGAAAAGATGTGAGGTCGATCGTCATTACTAAACTGTAGTTTATATACTTACATTTTCTTCTCACTTTCGAAAGCCCGTCAACTTGTTATGGAGCCAAAAGGTTCAGACAGGTAAGGCTGAATGCGAGCCGATAGCCCTTGTGCCACGAACCGCATGTTTGGCCGCTTCTCGGGGTTGGTTCTAGCGCATGACAAGGCTACAGTCACCATGAACACCACTGCCTCAGCCAATTCTCCATCTGGAGGAGGCAACCTCTGGTCCAAGACATCCTTGAGAAGCAATTCAGTACCATTTGACAATGCTCTTGTTGATGCTGATAGTGATTCCAGCATCTCCCCAGGGTGCCTTCCCATCATTACTTCTAAAGCCACAATTCCAAAACTATACACATCACTCTTATCTGTTACACGCATTGTCTGCGCCAGTTCTGATTTTCATTACAAAAACGATCAAAAGTCAGTAAATGATCATGCTTGcttaatatataaaatttatcaaacaaatTTACCTGGTGCCATGTAGCCATATGACCCTTGAACACTAGTCCAATTAGGGGAGTCAGGGCTCAACAATCTGGCTGTACCAAAATCAGACAGTTTAGGCTCAAAATCCCAGTCGAGTAGTATATTGTTCAAGGTGACATCTCGGTGGACAATGGGCGGAGAACAATCATGGTGTAAGTAAGCAAGCGCATGAGCCAGGCCTTGAACAATTCTCATTCTTATTTCCCAGACAAGACATTCACTTTCTAAGTCGTACAACACTTTTGCTAAGCTTCCTCTTTGTACGTATTCATACACCAAGTACATACAGCCTTTCCTCGAACAAAACCCGTATAGCTTTATGATGTTTCGGTGCTTGACTTTAGTCAAAGTCTTTATCTCGTTAAGGAAACTCTGTTGGTAACTCTTCGGGACTTCGTTCGAGTCCGACGCGTACAAATGTTTGACAGCAACTATACTCGAATTCAGAACAGCCTTGTACACGCTGCCAAATCCTCCTTTTCCGATGCAGTATTTCTCAGAGAAGTCCTCTGTGGCTATAAGAATTTCTTGGGAagtgaatttttcttcttcttcttccccttCTTCCCATATCAATGTTTCGGTGTTGTCGAACTTGTCAGAGCTTTGACTCTCATCGTCCAGGTGTCTGCCTTTCCGAGTCAATAAGTAAATTATAAGAGTCACACTAAGTATTATCAAAGCACAAACGACAACAAGGGCCCCGATAAAAATATGAGTCGTTTTCTTGCTTGATTTGTCGTTTGACATTGAGCTACACGGATTGAGGTTCACCCCTTCAGTGTCTCTGCATAAGCCAGGATTTCCCAAGAAGGCGTTCTCGTTTAGGAAAGGTTTCCCAATTGGGATTGGACCCGTCAAGTTGTTGTAGGAAAAATCGACCGAAACTAGACTAACCATGCTGGAAAACGACGATGGGATTTTGCCGGATAGTTGATTATTTGAGACGTTGAGGATTTCCAGTGATGAAAGCTTGACCAAGTTTGATGGGATTTCTCCAGTGAAAGAATTGCTGCTGAGATCCAACATGTACTTCAACGAGCCCAAGTTGCCAAGCTCTTGAGGTATTTCGCCAGAAAACTTGTTGTGACTAAGATTCAAGCTCGACAAAAATTTATAATCCTCGAGCCAAGTTGGAATGGTCCCAGAAACATTGTTCGCAGATACATCAAGAGTTTCCAGCTTAGTTGGATTGGACAGGCTTCGAGGGATGCTCCCTGTGAAATGGTTATTGCTGAGGTTGAGATGGAACAACTTGTTAAGGTTTCCAATTTGAGTAGGAATTTCCCCACTTAACTCGTTAGACTCTAAGCTCAAAACGTGCAAATTTTTTGCATTCCCGAGTTCAGGTGGGATCTTACCAGAGATTTTGTTTCGACTCATCTGTAAATTTGTGAGAGTCACACATTGCCCCCACGTACTTGAAATTTGACCAACAAATTGGTTGTCGCTTAGTCGAACGAAATCAAGAGCAGGGTGAACACCAAAAGCATCAGTAATATTTCCTGTGAAATTATTCTCGTCAAGCCTTACTCTCTTCAAATTGGTGCATTTTCTTAGGCACTCGGGCAATGGTCCCGTGAAGCTGTTGTTGTTTACAGTCAAAGTCACTAGCTTGAACCCATTACACAAATATGGTGGCAACTTTCCGGAAAATGAGTTGTTTGAAAAGCTAATGTATGTCAACTTAGGACTGTTCTTCCCAAAGTCTCTGGGGATTGTTCCTGTGAAGTTATTGCTGAAAACAGAGAACCCCACCAAGTTGCTGAGGCTGGAAATGTTAACCGGCAACTCTCCTGAGAGTCTGTTGGTGTTAACATCAAAAGTTGACAGTGATACTAGATTTCCAATCTCTGGTGGGATGGTTCCAACCAGATTATTGTGGAAAAGTTTCACAGAGACGAGGTTTTTGAGATTCCATAGAGAAGTTGGAATTGGACCGTTAAGATGGTTCCCAGAAAGATCCAAGTTTGCTAGTTTTTTCAAGTTTCCAATCTCTGGTGGGATGGTTCCAACCAGACTATTGTAGAAAAGTTTCACAGAGTGGAGGTTTTTGAGATTCCGTAGAGAAGTTGGAATTGGACCCGTGAGATGGTTTGAAGAAAGATCCAAGTCACCAAGTTCCTTCAAGTTTCCAATCTCTGTGGGAATTTGACCACTGAAGTAATTTCGGAACAGGTAAATCAAGGTGATGTTCTTCAATAGTCCAATTTCTTTTGGAATGTGCCCACTGAGGCTGTTGTGTTGCACTTGCAATGAGGTGAGAGCAGTCCAATTAGAGATCAAGGCTGGGGAGAGAGGGCCTGAAAGTTTGTTATTTGATAAGCCAATTTCTGTGATACTATTCAGATTGGATAATGACAAAGGCAATTCACCACGGAGACTATTCTCAGCCATAGACAAGAAGACGATCTTAGTGCAAGAACCAAGCTCTGAAGGAATTGTTGAGTTTAATAAATTCTTGTGTAGATCAAGACGCAAGAGATTCTTGAGTTGGCCAATAGAAGAAGGAATACTCCCACTAAAGGAGTTGTTATACAGTTCAAGAACCTCAAGATTTTGTAGGAGACCAATTCCTTCAGGAATTTCACCACTGAGAAGGTTATTTGGCAAATGAAGGTGTGTGAGCTGAGAAAGCTTTGAAATGTTTGATGACAAAGCTCCCTTAAATTGATTATTAGTGAGATTGAAAGATTGGAGTTTGCCCAGATTGGAAAATATAAATTCTGGAATTGGGCCAGTCCAACTATTTCGGGACACGTCTAGGAAGGACAAGTTTCTACACTTTGTTATGAAATCTGGGAATGTTGAATTAAAGTCATTCAAATTTAGATCAAGGTAGGTCAACAAAGGCATTCTTGAAAATTTAGACCACTCAGAATTCTCCAACTTGTTTACTCCAAGGGATAAGTACCATACCTTTGGTAGATTGCTGAGCTGGTAAGGGATTGGCCCCTCAAGAAAATTGTTGTACAGACAGAGATATTGAAGCTCTGTTAACCGGCTTATCTCCACTGGTATCTGTCCTTTAATATCATTGTCACTCAAGTCCAACACAGTGAGTTTGGTGAGATTACCAATGGCTGGTGGTATCGAACCAGAGAGATTGCATTTGTTGAGGTTGAAGACGGTGATGTTAAGGAATGGAGAGAAGTTGAACTGGTCCAGTGTTCCAAACAGTTTCAAGTTTGAGAGGTCTATTTGTGAGATTTCACTAGTGGAGCCATCGCAGACAACATTAGTCCAGTTGCAGAGATTGTTGATACTGTTAATGGACCATGATTCCAGAGTTGATGGTTCCATGGCCAAGCTGTTCTTCCATTTTATAAGAGCCTCTGCTTGTGTTCTTGGTGAGGAAGCAATCTTCAATGGAAGCAAAGAAAACACAAAAATGTTAAGCAGAAGAAGAACAGGAAGAGAGAAACGAGTTCTTGGAACTCTTTTCATGGTGATGGCTTCAGTTTGTAGAGCTTAATCCGAATAAAACTGGTTTTTTTTCTCACTCTCTCataaagcaaaagaaaaattaatgcCACTTTCTTGAATTTCAGAATCAAACCATTcacatttcaatttttttttttttttttttgtggtgatTGGTATCTCTGATCTTTGTCATTGCAGAGGGAAGAAAAAAATTATTCCAATTCTACAATTCCAAAAGATATATTAAATTCAGCTAAGAAAATTCAGAGTGAAAAGGACACAAGCAGAAGCGAGGGTCCATTTTGATTTGAAGCTTTGAATAAGAGCAAAAGAAGAGGAAACAAAGAACTATTCAACTCCGACGCAGTGCATTTTCTACGTTTTAGGTCCCCTAGTTTAAATCCTCTTTCCCTATTCTTCTAATATCAAAGAATGTCttcatatttattattattattattattatttagtgtgttatttatttattttgtataggtttgtttatccaaacaaacaaaaatatatatttatgtgatatTTGGCTATTCATATTTGCTTTGGGCTgtcatatatctcttctatataataaatgtgtagataatgaattttttttgttttaatagttttttatttttttaatattaactttaacagatattcttatatttaacagaatattattatatttaatagtagtttgtaaacagttaaatataagaatattctgttaaaattaacattaaaaaattgttaaaactaagaattacCGTTATTTacatacttattatatagaagagatataatattgtaaatttttcattttttaaatgcatatcaatttctaaatatatctAGTGttttggaaacaacattaattatgacaaaaaaaataatgtagaaaaaaaaatatttaccgaTTGGTGACTACCTAAGTCACTATGTTattacatcatcataattgttagtacccattgagaagtcttccatatataaatataaggaGTTTCTTGTTAAGGAAcattaaacattttttttatatgatagcGTACATAAATAGTATGTTTCCCACGCATATAAAAAAGTCAGACATGCATGCAACTAGTTGTTTGAATTCTAATTTtaatactgtaaattattcaaaaaaatttaaaaattagtaGGATGCCTATTATAATCATAATGTATGTTATCatgcaaaaaaaatatatataatttatcaaAGTGTTGTAAAATAGAAAACGTTCTTACCATAAAAACAAAAGTGATGCTCCCACTAATGAAAATTTCTATAAATACATATATTGAATGTAAGACTTAAGAATTTCACTCAAGAAAAGAATTAAAGATCAAGTTGAGCACAACATTTTTCCAATAAATCAAAATTACAAATCATTATTCTAAAGGGTGAGCAAATGATAAAAAAACTACTACACCTACATAATACAATATAATCATGGTCTTTAAACAGACCCAAACTATCCAAGATAGTTGATAATGAGATACACTAAGAATATACATTGGCAAATCTTACACAAGTGAACAATCCAAAATCGAAAAAATGCAAATCAAATAAACCAAATGAACCAAAATACAAAGCTAAAACAGAATGTACTTGACTCATCTAAGTTACATATTGGTACTGTTGAATGAAGTTGTTAATACTTAGAATGTTCTTATCAAACTAAAGTCTTgtctcttataaatttttttatatgtataatcAAATTTTCAATCTAACTCACATTTTGCATTTAAgtcttcaattttaattttgattttctttaatttaaattcCTAATTTCTTAATAAAAAGTTATAGCATCATTATTTACTTTTCTGATGTGAAgggaggaaaaaaaaaagaatactaACTTGGAcctaaaattatataatttatattttcttacaAGAAAAGTCCAAGTCAATAGACTTGTATGACGGTGGATTTATTTCTTATTCCTGATAAG
The genomic region above belongs to Humulus lupulus chromosome 1, drHumLupu1.1, whole genome shotgun sequence and contains:
- the LOC133784658 gene encoding probable leucine-rich repeat receptor-like protein kinase At1g35710, which produces MKRVPRTRFSLPVLLLLNIFVFSLLPLKIASSPRTQAEALIKWKNSLAMEPSTLESWSINSINNLCNWTNVVCDGSTSEISQIDLSNLKLFGTLDQFNFSPFLNITVFNLNKCNLSGSIPPAIGNLTKLTVLDLSDNDIKGQIPVEISRLTELQYLCLYNNFLEGPIPYQLSNLPKVWYLSLGVNKLENSEWSKFSRMPLLTYLDLNLNDFNSTFPDFITKCRNLSFLDVSRNSWTGPIPEFIFSNLGKLQSFNLTNNQFKGALSSNISKLSQLTHLHLPNNLLSGEIPEGIGLLQNLEVLELYNNSFSGSIPSSIGQLKNLLRLDLHKNLLNSTIPSELGSCTKIVFLSMAENSLRGELPLSLSNLNSITEIGLSNNKLSGPLSPALISNWTALTSLQVQHNSLSGHIPKEIGLLKNITLIYLFRNYFSGQIPTEIGNLKELGDLDLSSNHLTGPIPTSLRNLKNLHSVKLFYNSLVGTIPPEIGNLKKLANLDLSGNHLNGPIPTSLWNLKNLVSVKLFHNNLVGTIPPEIGNLVSLSTFDVNTNRLSGELPVNISSLSNLVGFSVFSNNFTGTIPRDFGKNSPKLTYISFSNNSFSGKLPPYLCNGFKLVTLTVNNNSFTGPLPECLRKCTNLKRVRLDENNFTGNITDAFGVHPALDFVRLSDNQFVGQISSTWGQCVTLTNLQMSRNKISGKIPPELGNAKNLHVLSLESNELSGEIPTQIGNLNKLFHLNLSNNHFTGSIPRSLSNPTKLETLDVSANNVSGTIPTWLEDYKFLSSLNLSHNKFSGEIPQELGNLGSLKYMLDLSSNSFTGEIPSNLVKLSSLEILNVSNNQLSGKIPSSFSSMVSLVSVDFSYNNLTGPIPIGKPFLNENAFLGNPGLCRDTEGVNLNPCSSMSNDKSSKKTTHIFIGALVVVCALIILSVTLIIYLLTRKGRHLDDESQSSDKFDNTETLIWEEGEEEEEKFTSQEILIATEDFSEKYCIGKGGFGSVYKAVLNSSIVAVKHLYASDSNEVPKSYQQSFLNEIKTLTKVKHRNIIKLYGFCSRKGCMYLVYEYVQRGSLAKVLYDLESECLVWEIRMRIVQGLAHALAYLHHDCSPPIVHRDVTLNNILLDWDFEPKLSDFGTARLLSPDSPNWTSVQGSYGYMAPELAQTMRVTDKSDVYSFGIVALEVMMGRHPGEMLESLSASTRALSNGTELLLKDVLDQRLPPPDGELAEAVVFMVTVALSCARTNPEKRPNMRFVAQGLSARIQPYLSEPFGSITS